A region of Alphaproteobacteria bacterium DNA encodes the following proteins:
- the rplN gene encoding 50S ribosomal protein L14 codes for MIQMQTNLDVADNSGARRVQCIKVLGGSKRKYASIGDIIVVSVKEAIPRGRVKKGDVHQAVIVRTSKDIRRPDGSVIRFDKNAAVLINKQGEPIGTRIFGPVTRELRAKKFMKVISLAPEVL; via the coding sequence ATGATTCAAATGCAAACAAATTTAGATGTGGCTGATAATTCTGGCGCACGTCGTGTTCAATGCATAAAAGTTTTGGGTGGATCGAAACGTAAATATGCTTCTATTGGTGATATTATTGTTGTTTCCGTTAAAGAAGCAATTCCTCGTGGCCGTGTTAAAAAAGGGGATGTTCATCAAGCGGTTATTGTAAGAACCTCAAAGGATATTCGCCGGCCAGATGGAAGTGTTATTCGTTTTGATAAAAATGCTGCAGTATTAATTAACAAACAAGGTGAACCAATTGGTACACGGATTTTTGGCCCTGTTACACGTGAATTACGTGCGAAGAAATTTATGAAAGTTATTTCTTTGGCACCAGAAGTTTTATAA
- the rpsQ gene encoding 30S ribosomal protein S17 gives MPKRILQGIVVSNKMNKTIVVKVERRVRHPVYGKFISRSKKYSAHDENNNHQIGDNVTIRECRPLSKTKHWEVIADVNISAGAPKS, from the coding sequence ATGCCAAAACGAATTCTTCAAGGAATAGTGGTAAGTAATAAAATGAACAAGACAATTGTCGTTAAAGTTGAGCGTCGCGTAAGACACCCAGTTTATGGCAAATTTATTAGTCGTTCAAAAAAATATTCTGCACATGATGAAAACAACAATCATCAAATAGGTGATAATGTGACCATTCGTGAATGTAGACCATTATCAAAAACAAAACATTGGGAAGTTATTGCTGATGTTAATATTTCAGCAGGGGCGCCAAAATCATGA
- the rplX gene encoding 50S ribosomal protein L24 produces the protein MLAKTKIKKGDQVILLSGKDKGRKGEVLKVLREESRVIVQGINMVKRHTKQSARSTGGILEKESSVHISNVAHIDPSSNKPTRVGYKTLSDGRKVRFAKKSGETIDR, from the coding sequence ATGTTAGCTAAGACTAAAATAAAAAAAGGTGACCAAGTTATTCTTTTAAGCGGTAAAGATAAAGGCCGTAAGGGAGAAGTATTAAAAGTATTGCGTGAAGAAAGCCGTGTAATTGTTCAAGGTATTAATATGGTGAAACGTCATACAAAACAATCTGCCCGCTCTACAGGTGGAATTCTTGAAAAAGAATCTTCGGTGCATATATCGAATGTTGCTCATATTGATCCAAGTAGCAATAAACCAACACGTGTAGGATACAAAACTCTTTCAGATGGTCGCAAAGTAAGATTTGCTAAAAAATCTGGTGAAACAATAGATCGTTAA